The nucleotide sequence tcttaatgAGCATTTTCTTCGTATTATAAAGTAAATTATGTGTAAAGTCTTGATCAAagcttattaatagtaatattaattaatatataataataataaaataattaatatacaataataatattattattaatacacTTTGGTCAAGATATTAGTTtttacattattaaaaaaatccgtGATTGCGATACATGTAATgagaaaaatattcttttgatgCAACTAACGcaacaaaatatgtaaatatgtatagtatgtgtatatgtatgtaaattaatatataatattatagagtaaaatattcaaaaaaaaaaaaaacttattacaaTCAATCAACAAGTTAACATAATTAAAAGAAAGCTATGTGTGTGGGAAATTCTTTGAGAATTCCTAGTGGCTATGGAATTAATAAACTGAATGAGTGGTCGAAAAATATTTGACAGCTTTGCTTgtgttgaatttttaatttttgtaatctcttgcatatttatgtatgttgttGCTTTTAGTCTATTGCATAGGATTTCTGTATGAGTGTATTAGTTTCTTTTGCTAATCTGGAACTATTGAAGTTTATTTcgtaatattattgtaataatataatTGAAGTTGTGTAGCTTTATATTTATGTAGTCTGCAGCTCTGTGATTTAAGTAGTTTAGTTAACATCTGTGTGCATATGCTCAAGAGGTTTGCTTATAATGTATTAGGTGTTGTAATGTGTTTTGTTTCGAGTAAATTCATaatgaaaactaattttacGATTGAATTTATTGGCAGTGTAAAAGccttaattaatatttactgaAAGCACTTCACTTTCAAGTTATATTCCCTATTCAAAATAAAGTTCTTAACTTCGATATTTAGAATGATCTTTGGTTGCACGCGACGTAATTTCAGGTAAATTCTTAATTACAAAGCGTGTGTACATGCATTCATTACTGCTCCTCTTCTCTTTCACAATTAGCTCAACAATTCGGTATGAGCTGGTGTTGTTTATATATATCcctcctttttttcaaaatttcgttgTATTTGAAGCTCGCTTCTAGGCTTACGGCTTCAAGTAAATGAACCGTCAGTGTTCCTGTGGAGGTGTGCGAAATTCCGAAATCCAGTCGGTGACACGAAGACGAAAGATTTCCGTTTTAGTCAATATCCAGTCGCGATATTGATGAGGAATAAACTCAACCAATTTATCGGCAATCTCAGGATTCTTGaacataattaaatatataattaaaacgTTTATTgcgagtagaaaaaaaaatgataaaacagTTGTAAGAGCTGTGTTGGATTTGGAGACGGACTTTTTCGTTGGCCCATTAGAATTCTTTCTTGACTTTGTTgtcttattattaatatttattggtGCAATATTCCCTTCATTGTTTATATCATTGTTGGTggtttttgatttctttggttttgatttagcttttttagctgcagatttttttgatttttggttttCGAGTGGTTTCTCTTCGGTGCCAACATCTTCGGCAGCAACCGCGTTGCTTGTTAACGCCTCAAGTTTGTACTGCTCCTTAGTCTCTTCGGCTTCAGTTTGCATCCGAGCCAAGAATTTTACCTGTCAATAAGCTGAATGAAATAAATACGCATTTAACTGAACTATAGACTCACAGTGTTCCTGGCTGAATCCCGGCATTCGTTTGTGGTCAAGCAAAAACCCACTACTTTTGCTAACGCTGGTATGAGAGGATTCCCTTTCAAATCCAGATATCG is from Anastrepha ludens isolate Willacy chromosome 4, idAnaLude1.1, whole genome shotgun sequence and encodes:
- the LOC128859983 gene encoding leucine-rich repeat-containing protein 59, whose translation is MPKIEKVKVNVKERVDENVCDLSLSGINEIPVREIASFKRVTVLDLSSNCITSLGKNFVTLTRLIKLDLSKNQIRYLPEEFGLLRNLRHLDLYDNKLEHLPLSFGNLTNLRYLDLKGNPLIPALAKVVGFCLTTNECRDSARNTVKFLARMQTEAEETKEQYKLEALTSNAVAAEDVGTEEKPLENQKSKKSAAKKAKSKPKKSKTTNNDINNEGNIAPININNKTTKSRKNSNGPTKKSVSKSNTALTTVLSFFFLLAINVLIIYLIMFKNPEIADKLVEFIPHQYRDWILTKTEIFRLRVTDWISEFRTPPQEH